The genomic region CTAATGGCATCTCTTCTATTCAAAAAAGCGGCGGTGGGATTTTATGCTTCCCGCCGCCGGTTCCTTTTCGGATTATTTCCGGGTTCTCTCTCTGGAGTATTGCTTACGCAGGAGGAAATCGGCGGCGAAGCGAGCTGCAAATACTACGGAGTGATTATCTCCTGTGCCACCAATCGTATCAGTGAAATAGTGTAGATGAGGCCCGCCTCCCCAATACTGAAGAAGGTCTGCTTCTCTTGGGCATAATCGGTTTCCGTTATGATATATTGCGCCCCCTCCGGCAGGCCGGCAATCATGATGCTCTGATTTCCATTAACTATATCATAGCTTGCTGAACATATTCTGAACATGTAATAACAGAGGGGTTTGCTTCCCAGTGAGAAGCAAACCCCTCGATAAGATTAGTCAAGAAATCGCTAAAATGGCCTTATAATTCCCATAAGCTGTTGAACAATTCCTGCCTAGATGTGACGAGCACTGGAATTATCTTTCCCTTCTTTTTGGCGTATGCGGAGCGTCCATGATTCGCTATCTTTCGTAGACTCCATACTTCAGGATATCCACATACTTTGCAAACAGCTCGGCATAGCGTACGATATTCTTATCGATCTCATCCTTGATAATGGTGTTCAGATCCTTGCCCTTTAAATCATTGGTGATTAGCTGGCCCACATAATAGGAAACCATATGCAGCAGATCGTCCACCAGGTGAATATCAATGCCCGGTCGGAAACCCTCGTTGTTCATATGTCGGAACAGATTGTCGTGAGCTTGGTTATGCCTGGCGTCGATCTCTTCTTTAAGTTCCGCCGGCGTATTGACAAAGGCCTGCAGCATAAATAAAAAGATCTCCGGTTTTTTCTGCATTAATTCTTTATAGTACTCACCCAGATTATCAAAGACATTGATGTTGATAACCGGGCCGCCCGCGTATTCCTCAAAATAATCCTGGATAAAAAACTTCATGATATGCTCGACAAGATAAAGATAGAGATTCTTTTTATTTTTAAAGTAGAGGAACAGCACACCTTTGGAAATTCCCAGCCGTTTGACAATGGTATTGGTGGAAGCGTTTTGATAGCCGTTTTCAATAAATTCTTCGATACAAACCTGGATAATTTGCTCCTTTTTACCGTCCGGCAGCTTCTCGAAGGTTTCGTACATGAGTTCAGCTTTCCTTTCTGTCAGCGATTCATTTCGTCCATTTTATCATAATTTGTGCTTATTGTAATGGACTCAGGATTCGCGTTCCTTCCTCGATGCTGTTATCGGGGGCGGACAATACCGTCTCTCCCTCCTGCAGTCCCTCCGTGATTTCGCACAAGGACCCATTTTGAATTCCCCTTTGCACCGTCCGCAGGACAGCCTTTCCCTCTTCGACGGTGAAGACGCAGCTCTGACCCCGGTAGTCGAATACGGCGCCGGCGGGCACAATAACCACGCCGCTCTTTGTTTCGGTAATGACCCTGACGTCCACCTCAGACCCCGGCAGCAAAGCAACCTTGGCATCGAGAGGCTTGATGGTTATGGTGACCTTCTTCTGCTTGACGCCAAGAGAGGATACTTCATCCTCGGCTGTGGGTGCGATCTTGACCACGGTTCCCGCCAGTGCCTGCTGCTCTTTCGTGCGGACGGTAAGGGTAGCTTTGTTTCCAACTTGGATCCTGGCGGCATCTTCAGCCAGGATTTTGGTTTGGATCTCCAGGTTTTCCGTATCGCCGATGGCAAAGGCCACTGTTCCAGGCACGCCAAAGGCATTGACTTCGACCCTTTTTTGCAGAATTGTGCCCTTGAGCGGCGCCAGGACCTGCTGCTTGCTCAGGGCCAGGGAGCTGTTGGCCACGCTCAGTTCAGCCTGTTCCAGCTCCGCCTGATTGCCGGAGCGGACTGCGTCGGCACTCCTTAAGGCAGCTTCCTTCTGGGTCAGCTCCCACTCACTGGCTGCTCCTGCCTCGGCCAGGGACTTGGTGTTGTCATAATCCTTCAGCGCCATGGTATAGGCTTCTTCTCCGGCAGCAGATTGGGCTTTGGCTTGATTCAGCAGCTCTGCCGCATTTTTCAGGGAAATTTCCAACTGCTCCCGATCCATGCTCAGAAGCAGATCTCCTTTTTGGACCTGCTGACCTGTTTCGACGGCAATGCGCTTGATCAGCCCGCTTCCTTCCAGATAAACCGTCGCGGAGTCGCTGCACTTCACTTCGCCGGTCTCTTCTACATATTTTTGGATATCGCCGAGCTTGACGGGTGCTGCTTCCGCCGGCGTGCCCCGATTGGAGAGGGTCCAGCCCAGGCCTGCCGCCAGCACGAGCAGGATACCGATTACCCAGAGCAGCTTTTTAGTCAATCTCATGTTCCGTTTATCCTTCTTCACTTTCTGCAAATCTGTTGGGATGTTCATCTTTTTCAACCTCCTTATCTCGTTGGCACCTTCATTCGGCACTTTTCAGGGATTCGACCATATCGATGGCGGTTACTTTGTTTCTGAGCAGCCAATTGGCGATTGCCGTGAAGGCGATAATCAGGGCGGCAGCGAGCAGGTAATTGGCCGGCTCCATCACCACCGGCAGCTGCATGGTCTCCGTGGCCTGGGTATCGATGGCCACCTCGGCAATAAACCTGCCCAGAGGGGCGCCGATCAGTATGCCGAAGGCGCTGATAAAGAAATTCTCATTGAATACCAGGCTCTTCAGTTCTGCGGAGGTGAAGCCGAGTACGGAAAGTGTGGCAATCTCTCTCCGACGTTCAAAAATATTGATATTCGTAATGTTGTAGATCACGGCGATGGTTAATATACTAGCCCCGAACAGCATGAAAAAGATGATACTGTTCATGGATTGGAGCTGCTTGTTGGTATTGGCGACCACTTCCGCTTTGGACTGGATCGTATTGATCGTCAAAATATCTTCCAGTTTTGCCGTCACTTCTTTTTCATATTGCCTATCGTCCAGCTTAATATGGGCCCCATTAACCACCGCGCCTTCATCCAGCAGATAATCGATATAATCCATACTGCAAACCGCGCTCTGTCCGATAAACTGCGACGTTTCACCCTTCACAACCACCGTTTTTTTATCCCTGTCCGTGTTCTTGCCCGGATAATAAGAGCGAAGTGTCACCCGGTCGCCCGTCTGCAGACCCAGAGTTTCCATGAGCCGGGCCGGCAGGAGGACCCCGTCCGACGGCAGAATCGCCGCCTTCCCCTTCCGGTCATAGACACCGTATAATTGGGCTTCCCGGTCCAGCGCCAGGACGCCAATATCTTTCTTCTTCCAGCCATGGCTAAGTTCCATGCCGGTCTCCAGTACCGGTTCAACGGACTTTACGTGAGCCAGACTTCTGATAGTGCTGAGTTCATCGGCAGCCAGCATTTGTGTAAAATTGATTTTCAGATCAAACTTCTGAATTTCTTCATACTGCACGGCCATCAGATTGCCCATGGAGCTCCGGAAGGCCAGGGCGATGAGCAATAAGGCCATGGAAAAGATGACCCCGACGGAGGCCATAGCCGAGCGCCGCTTATACCTAAACAGGTTGCGGAAGATGATCTTCCAGCTGAAATTAAGGCGCTGCCAAAAGAAGCCGAAGTTTTCCAGCAGCGTCTTTTTGCCGGAAGCGGGCGGTTTCGGCCGCATGGACTCCGCCGGTACCAGGCGCAGCTCCTTGCGGCAGGCATTATATCCGGCGAATACGCAGAAGAACAAGGCTGTAAGCGAAGCCGGCACCACCATGACCAGCTGAACGGACGAATTCTCCGTCGGCAGATTGTAAAAGCTGTTGAATATGCCGAGCAGAGCTTCGCCGATGAAAAATAACCCGATCAGGGAGCCCAGAATGCTCCCCAGGATCCCCACCAGCAGCGGATAGGTCTGGTAGTGCAGCATAATGTCCCAATCGCTGTAACCCAGCGCCTTGAATACGCCCATCAGTGTCCGCTGGTTTTCTATCATGCGGGTCATGGTAATATAGATGATGACCGCAGAGGCGATAAAGAACAGCATAGGGAAAATCGCCGCCATGGATTGCAGTCCTGTTTCATCCGAGTGAAACATGCTGTAGCTGATCTGATCTTTTTTCTCGACAGTGCTTACCAGGCCGTAAGGAGCCAGAATCTTTTCCAGCTCCGCCTTAACCTTTTTGCTGTCGCCATCTTTGGCCAGGAGGACGCTGATATCGTTTACCGAGCCTTTGTAATCGAGGATGGTCTGCAAATAGGAGGCTTTGACATAAACAACGCCGAACTTTTCATGATCGGGGAACACCTCCGTGGCATCGCGGATTTCATACATGTATTCAGGGCCTTTGACCGTTCCTACAATTGTAAGCTTCACCCGTTCCCCGTTGACAATGGGCTCGATGGTCTGGCCGATCACCAGATGATTGGCCTTGAAGAAGTCTTCGGATACAAGGCATTGGTTTGCTGCATCGGCCGAAAAATAGCTGCCTGCTTTGAGCATGATGTCGTTGATGACAGCCCGTTTTTGGTCGGGCAGGGAAATCAGTCTGATTATAGCGTTCTTGTCTTCCCCAAAGATCCGGGCATCCTGCAAGACCCTTCCCTCCGCCATCTTGACTCCGGGAATCGCCCGGACCCGCTCGACCACCCCCTCCGGCGCCCGGTAAACCGTACTCGATAAATCGGCCAGCCTGTATTCTGTGAAGTACTTCTGCCCCGCTCCGGAAAAGATGTCCAGGGCCGA from Desulfitobacterium chlororespirans DSM 11544 harbors:
- a CDS encoding efflux RND transporter periplasmic adaptor subunit is translated as MNIPTDLQKVKKDKRNMRLTKKLLWVIGILLVLAAGLGWTLSNRGTPAEAAPVKLGDIQKYVEETGEVKCSDSATVYLEGSGLIKRIAVETGQQVQKGDLLLSMDREQLEISLKNAAELLNQAKAQSAAGEEAYTMALKDYDNTKSLAEAGAASEWELTQKEAALRSADAVRSGNQAELEQAELSVANSSLALSKQQVLAPLKGTILQKRVEVNAFGVPGTVAFAIGDTENLEIQTKILAEDAARIQVGNKATLTVRTKEQQALAGTVVKIAPTAEDEVSSLGVKQKKVTITIKPLDAKVALLPGSEVDVRVITETKSGVVIVPAGAVFDYRGQSCVFTVEEGKAVLRTVQRGIQNGSLCEITEGLQEGETVLSAPDNSIEEGTRILSPLQ
- a CDS encoding ABC transporter permease, giving the protein MLIFLKKSLRDLKEAKGQFISVLAVVIIGVMFYTGLYSALDIFSGAGQKYFTEYRLADLSSTVYRAPEGVVERVRAIPGVKMAEGRVLQDARIFGEDKNAIIRLISLPDQKRAVINDIMLKAGSYFSADAANQCLVSEDFFKANHLVIGQTIEPIVNGERVKLTIVGTVKGPEYMYEIRDATEVFPDHEKFGVVYVKASYLQTILDYKGSVNDISVLLAKDGDSKKVKAELEKILAPYGLVSTVEKKDQISYSMFHSDETGLQSMAAIFPMLFFIASAVIIYITMTRMIENQRTLMGVFKALGYSDWDIMLHYQTYPLLVGILGSILGSLIGLFFIGEALLGIFNSFYNLPTENSSVQLVMVVPASLTALFFCVFAGYNACRKELRLVPAESMRPKPPASGKKTLLENFGFFWQRLNFSWKIIFRNLFRYKRRSAMASVGVIFSMALLLIALAFRSSMGNLMAVQYEEIQKFDLKINFTQMLAADELSTIRSLAHVKSVEPVLETGMELSHGWKKKDIGVLALDREAQLYGVYDRKGKAAILPSDGVLLPARLMETLGLQTGDRVTLRSYYPGKNTDRDKKTVVVKGETSQFIGQSAVCSMDYIDYLLDEGAVVNGAHIKLDDRQYEKEVTAKLEDILTINTIQSKAEVVANTNKQLQSMNSIIFFMLFGASILTIAVIYNITNINIFERRREIATLSVLGFTSAELKSLVFNENFFISAFGILIGAPLGRFIAEVAIDTQATETMQLPVVMEPANYLLAAALIIAFTAIANWLLRNKVTAIDMVESLKSAE
- a CDS encoding TetR/AcrR family transcriptional regulator, yielding MYETFEKLPDGKKEQIIQVCIEEFIENGYQNASTNTIVKRLGISKGVLFLYFKNKKNLYLYLVEHIMKFFIQDYFEEYAGGPVININVFDNLGEYYKELMQKKPEIFLFMLQAFVNTPAELKEEIDARHNQAHDNLFRHMNNEGFRPGIDIHLVDDLLHMVSYYVGQLITNDLKGKDLNTIIKDEIDKNIVRYAELFAKYVDILKYGVYER